A stretch of the Proteus sp. ZN5 genome encodes the following:
- the ptsG gene encoding PTS glucose transporter subunit IIBC has protein sequence MFKNLFVVLQKIGKSLMLPVSVLPIAGILLGVGSADLSWIPSSVSQVMAEAGGSVFSNMPLIFAIGVALGFTNNDGVSALASVVAYGIMSKTMIVVAPWVLGLTPAEIEAQHLTDTGVLGGIIAGIIAASMFNRFYRIKLPEYLGFFAGKRFVPIISGLIAIFVGIILAFIWPPIGTAIQHFSEWAAYQNPAVAFGIYGVVERGLVPFGLHHIWNVPFQMQVGEYVNSAGQVFHGDIPRYMAGDPTAGMLSGGFLFKMFGLPAAAIAIWHSARPENRVKVGGIMISAALTAFLTGITEPIEFSFMFVAPILYVIHAILAGLAFVICILLGMRDGTSFSHGLIDFIVLSGNSSKLYLFPIIGILYAITYYSIFRFLIVKLNLKTPGREVEDKNAKQVDKSAMGQSLVAAFGGKDNISSLDACITRLRIGVKEIEKVDREELKRLGAAGVVVVGSGIQAIFGPKSDNLKTEMDEYIRSLDSAE, from the coding sequence ATGTTTAAAAACCTATTTGTTGTTTTACAAAAAATCGGAAAGTCCTTGATGTTACCGGTATCTGTACTGCCTATTGCCGGTATTTTATTAGGGGTTGGTTCCGCTGATCTTTCATGGATCCCTTCTTCTGTTTCCCAAGTTATGGCAGAGGCTGGTGGTTCGGTTTTCTCTAATATGCCACTTATTTTTGCTATTGGTGTTGCGTTAGGTTTTACCAATAATGACGGGGTATCAGCACTGGCCTCTGTAGTCGCTTACGGTATCATGTCTAAAACCATGATTGTGGTTGCTCCTTGGGTTTTAGGTTTAACTCCAGCAGAAATTGAGGCTCAACACCTTACTGATACAGGGGTGTTAGGGGGGATCATTGCTGGTATTATTGCCGCTTCGATGTTTAACCGTTTTTATCGAATTAAATTACCTGAGTATTTAGGATTTTTTGCAGGAAAACGTTTTGTTCCTATTATTTCAGGCTTAATCGCTATTTTTGTTGGGATTATTTTAGCCTTTATTTGGCCTCCTATTGGTACAGCAATTCAACATTTTTCTGAGTGGGCTGCATATCAAAACCCAGCTGTTGCTTTTGGTATTTATGGTGTTGTAGAGCGTGGATTAGTGCCATTTGGTTTACACCATATTTGGAACGTGCCGTTCCAAATGCAAGTGGGTGAATATGTAAATAGTGCAGGACAAGTCTTCCACGGCGATATTCCTCGCTATATGGCTGGTGACCCAACTGCAGGTATGTTATCAGGTGGTTTTCTATTCAAGATGTTTGGTTTACCTGCTGCTGCCATTGCGATTTGGCATTCAGCACGCCCTGAGAATCGTGTAAAAGTGGGCGGTATTATGATTTCTGCGGCATTAACTGCCTTCTTAACAGGGATCACTGAACCTATCGAATTCTCATTTATGTTCGTTGCACCTATTCTTTATGTTATTCACGCGATTTTAGCAGGCTTGGCATTTGTTATTTGTATCTTGTTAGGCATGCGTGATGGTACAAGTTTCTCTCATGGATTAATTGACTTTATCGTACTAAGTGGCAACAGTAGCAAACTGTATTTGTTCCCGATTATTGGCATACTTTACGCGATAACTTATTACTCTATTTTCCGTTTCTTAATCGTGAAACTAAACCTGAAAACACCGGGTAGAGAAGTGGAAGATAAAAACGCGAAACAAGTGGATAAAAGTGCCATGGGACAATCTTTAGTTGCCGCGTTTGGTGGTAAAGACAATATCAGTAGTTTGGATGCTTGTATTACTCGTTTACGTATTGGTGTTAAAGAAATTGAGAAAGTTGATCGTGAAGAATTAAAACGATTGGGTGCTGCTGGTGTTGTGGTCGTCGGCTCTGGTATTCAAGCTATTTTTGGTCCTAAGTCAGATAATCTAAAAACTGAAATGGATGAATATATAAGGTC